One genomic region from Zalophus californianus isolate mZalCal1 chromosome 2, mZalCal1.pri.v2, whole genome shotgun sequence encodes:
- the CISD2 gene encoding CDGSH iron-sulfur domain-containing protein 2 — MVLESVARIVKVQLPAYLKRLPVPESVTGFARLTVSEWLRLLPFLGVLALLGYLAIRPFLPKKKQQKDSLINLKIQKENPKVVNEINIEDLCLTKAAYCRCWRSKTFPACDGSHNKHNELTGDNVGPLILKKKEV; from the exons ATGGTGCTGGAGAGCGTGGCCCGCATCGTGAAGGTGCAGCTCCCGGCGTATCTAAAGCGGCTTCCTGTCCCCGAGAGCGTTACCGGGTTTGCCCGGCTCACAG TTTCAGAATGGCTTCGATTACTGCCTTTCCTCGGTGTACTTGCACTGCTTGGCTACCTCGCAATTCGTCCATTCCTTCCGAAGAAAAAACAACAGAAGGATAGCTTGATTAAtcttaaaatacaaaaggaaaatccCAAAGTGgtgaatgaaataaacattgaAGATCTGTGTCTCACCAAAGCAGCTTACTGTAGGTGTTGGCGTTCTAAGACG tttcctgcctgtgATGGTTCACATAATAAACACAATGAATTGACAGGAGATAATGTGGGTCCACTaatactgaagaagaaagaagtatAA